CCATAGATGACGGAGGAAAGTCCGGCTAGAATATCGAGCAGCGGATATATCCCTTGTCCTGCAGCTTGTTATAAGGCACATGGTGCTTCTTTACATACTGCTCCACATCCTCTTCGCTCCAGTTGATGAGCGGGTTCACCTTAATCAGGTTATGAATGTCGTCCCATTCCACTACCTGCATATCCTTGCGGGTTACGCTCTGCTGCTTTCTCAATCCGCAAATCCATACATCCAGTCCCTGCATCGCCCGCTTCAGCGGTTCCAGTTTTCTAACCTGGCAGCAGCGGTGTCGGCTTTCAATCGAATTATAGAAGAGGTTGATGCCTTCTTCCTTCACCATCTGCTGCACCGCCTCATAGTTTGGGAAGAACACTTCCAGGTTGATGCCGTAGGTCATGTTTGTCTTGTCGATCAACTGGTAGGTCTCCGGGAAGAGTCTGCCTGTATCGAGTGTGAAGATGCGGGCAGATTTATCTATCTTCACGAGGGTGTCGCCACGCGAAATGTCGATGTCATCGTTCAGCGTCAGAGTAATGCTCATAGGGGCATAAGCCTCCTCCAAGTGCTCCTCTACGAAGTCGATGCTCTTCACGGTGCTCTCCGTGCCCGATGGCAATACTCTTATCTTATCGCCCGGACGGATGATGCCGCCGCTTACTCTGCCCGCATAACCTCGGTAGTCAGGGAACTGATATCCAGCGCCTCCGACATCTTCTTATAGTCGGCAACAATCTTGTCGTATACATCTTTACTGAAATCAACCAGGTCCATCTTGTTGATAGCCACCAGGATATGTGGTATGCCGAGCAACGATAAACTTGCGTTTCGGTGTGGCGAAATAGCGGTAAGCCACATCGATTGTGATGCCCTGTTCGCTTTTCTGGGTGCAAAGGTACTGCGATTTCCCCACTTGGGCAATACCACATGTGGTGTAAAAAGACTACCATACAGGGTGTAAAGAACATACCATACATTTGGTATAAGGCTGCCAAACGTATGGTATGTATGATGGATTAGGATGTGTGTCCTATATATAATAAGGTGTAATTGGGATAGACCAATTAAAATAGTATCTTCATTTTATTGCTAAATAATTATAAAGAAGTTGTTGGTATCAAATAAAAAGAGTATATTTGTACGATATAAAATTAATAAATCATGGCATTACCAATAAATATAGAAAGCCTTCTTAGTGGAAGTGCAGTAGAAAGCAACCAGCTTGAATACAAGGAAGGTTGGAATCCAGATACAATATATCGTAGCATCTGTGCCTTTGCCAATGATTTTGAAGACACTGGTGGTGGGTATATCATTGTTGGTGTAAAGGAAGAACGCGGTCATGCTGTTCGTCCTGTTTTAGGTGTTAATCCTAATTTGATAGAACAGATAGAGAAGGATATGGTTGGTTACAATAATCTTATCCGTCCATACTATCAACCTCGTCTTTTCATTGAAGAGGTTGATGGCAAGACTATTCTTGTAATCAAAGTGACGGCAGGAGAACGCCGTCCATATAAGGTGCCTGATCGTATTACTGCAAAGCAGAAGGATTTCAACTATTATATCCGCTATAATAGTAGTAGCATTGTGCCGAAAGATGAGTATGAACGTGAGCTGATAAATTTGGCTAATCGTACACCTTTTGACGACCGTGGCAATGATCAGATAAGTCTTAGGGATATTTCGGCTACTTTGTTGAGAGACTTTCTTGTTGAAGTAGGTAGTAATTTGGCAGATCAAGATCTATCGGGTGAAAACTTGAAAATAGTTCTTGACCAAATGGACTTGTTGGAAACTACACCAGAAGGTTTCAAGGTCAAGAATGTTGCTGCGATGATGTTCTGTGAGCATCCTGAGAAATTCTTCAAAATGACCCAGGTTGAAATCGTAATATTCCCTAAGGGGAGATTACAAGATCCTGATAATATGATAGAGATTGCACCGATAAGGGGTTGTGTGCCTAAGATGATTCGTGATACGATGAATTATCTCAAGACAAATATTATTCAGAAAACAATTCATAAGCCAGAGGATACCGAACGTTCCGTTGTTACATATAATTATCCTTATCAAGCTTTGGAAGAAGCTGTCGTAAACAGCCTTTATCATCGCAGTTATATTGAAAGAGAACCTGTTGAGATAACTATCGAACCAGATAAGATTAGTATTCTCAATTTTGGAGGACCTAATCACACAATATCTATGCAGGCTATAAAAGAAGCTCGTATGCTTCGTTCTCGTCGATACACAAATCGCCGATTGGGAGAGTTCTTAAAGGAATTGAATTTGACAGAGGGTAGAGCTACGGGGATTCCTACTATTCAGCAGAAGTTGCAGGAAAACGGTTCGCCTCGTGCAATAATTGAGACCGATGAGGAACGTACATATTTCTTAATCGATATACCATGTAATTTAGACTATATCGGTGTGCCTATTGGTAAAGAATGCAAGAAAGAATGCAAGAAAGAATGCAAGAAAGAACAGTCTGAATTACAGATGCTTATCATGGGGGCGTTGTCTGAAAATGCTAAGTTAACAATACCAGAATTAGCAAGAATGATGGGCATATCTGCAAGAAAGATTTCTCAGGAACTAAAGTCTTTACAGGAAGAATTTCAGGTCTTGAAACGTGAAGGAGGTCGCAAGAATGGTTATTGGGTAGTATTGAATCATGACGTGTAAAACGTATTATAAAATACAATTTATTTCTGTACGATAGCAAGTGCTTTCTAAAGTAACTCGAATGGTTGGGAGTTATTCAGAGCATAACTTGCTATCGTCAGATATTTCGTTCTGTTACGGATAGATTTCGATATGGCTGCTGCCGGAGTTGCCATTCTTGATAATCCTTATCTGGGTGGTGATGCGCTCGCTCATCGTGTCGGTATGACTGATGACGCCCACCTTCTTGCCTTGCGAACTTTGCAGCATGGCGAGGGAGTCGATGACGGTGGCTAGGGTATCGGGGTCGAGGGTTCCAAAGCCTTCGTCGATGAACAGGTTTTCGAAGGAGATGTTGCGGGAGGATAATGCCGACAGGCCCAAGGCGAGACCGAGACTCACGATGAAGGTTTCGCCACCTGATAGGGAGGTGGTGTCTCGGATGTCGTCGGCACGGTCGTGGTCGATGACTCGGATGCCCAAGGAATGCTTTACCTGCTGCAGTTCGTAACGGCTGTTGAACTTTCTGATTTCCTGGTTGGCGTGCGCTATCAGGAAACTGAGTGTATAGCATTGGGCTATCTTGCGCAGCGTCTTGCCGTCAGCTCCGATGGCATCCGTAATGGCTGTCCAGTCGTCCTTTTCCTGTGTTACTAGATTCAGAGCCTCAGCCTTGTCACCCAACTGCTTCACGGCTTCCTGATGGTTCTGCATCCTGGCGTTGGCAGCAATCAGTTCGTTGCGCTGGCTTCTCTCCTGATACTCCTGCTGAATGGCTAGGAGAGCATCACGGGTTTGGGCAGGCTGATGTTCCAAGTGCTGCTGATGCGCCTTTTCTGCACTCTGGTAAAGGGCGGTAGTCGAAGCCACGGCTTTCTCCTTTTCGTCCTTTTCCCGTCGGATAGCGTTCCAATCTTCGGCAGAGTGAAGCATCTCCCGGATGGTATTTCGGTCGATAAGGCTTGGCTCGATGCTTCTTTCCTCGATGCCTTCCTCTTCGGAGTCTTTTCCTTCGATGCTCTTTTCTTCAAGCTGCTTGTTGTATTCCTCAATCCAAAGGTCGAGTTCCTTTTCCTTCGCCAGCAGATTCTCTTTCATCGTCTTGTTCTGAGACAGCATGGTTTGATGCGAACCTTTGCTGTTGGCGAGTTCCGCCTTCAGTTTGTTAATGTTCTCGTTCTGCTTATCTGCTGCTTTTGTTGCCTCATCCTTTGCTGCTGTCAGTCTTTGTTCAGCCGCGTCTGGTTCTTCGCCATTCAGAATCTGCTGGTATTGCGCCTGCCATTCCTCCATTTCCTTCTTGGCGCTATTCCATGCCTGAAGGGCTTTCACGTAAGCCTCCTCCTTACTCTTCTGTTGCGAGATGAGGTTGGATGTAAGTGCTTTTTGCTCAGCTAGTTTTGTTGCGCAGGTTGAAGTGCTTTCTTGGGCTTTGTTCTGTATAGTAGAAGCCTTGCTTTCATACGCAGCTTCATCCTTTACAGCCTTATCCTTGAGTTGGGTCAGCCGTTCTATCTCTTTCTGAATCTTGTTAAAGAGGCTCAGTTTGCTGCTCGCATCTTTCGCCTTGTTTTCATAGATAGGCAAGAGCGATTTCAGTTCTGCCTCTGCCTTTGGAATCTTTGGATACTGGGCGATGAGCGCCTTCCAATCCTCTTCGTAAGTTGCTATTTCTTCCGAGAGCTTTTCCTGTTGTTTCTGGAGCGTCTGTACTTCGCCATCGTTCTGTTTTCTCTCGCCGGAAAGAACCTTCTCCTCTTTCTGCTGCAGTTTCAGCAGATTCTCCTTGACTTTCAGAAGTTGAGAGAGTTCCGTGGTGGCTTCCTCAAACTGTCTGTTGTCGGTATGATAAGGATGGGTCGTGCTGCCACAGAGCGGACACGGTTTGCCTTCGGTCAGGTTGGCACGATGAATCTCCCATTTCTCGCTCACCATGAGGGTATAGGCATTTCTCAGCGTCAGGGTCTCTTGTGTCAGCGCCTCGATGGTCAACTTGCCCAGGGCTGCATCTATCTCAGCGTTTCTCTTGCCCAAGACCAGGATGCGCTCCTCATTCTTCTGCTTTTCTTTTGTGGCAGTATCGAGATGAGCCACAACCTTGATGGCTTGCTGGACATCCTGCAGTTTCTTTTCGGCTGCCGATTTATGGCTCTGCAGCTCCTCTATGTTCTGTCCGGCAGTCTTATTTCTTTCCGTCTCCCAAGCCTGTTCAGCGGCTTGCGTCGCTTCGTGCAGAACCTGTTTCTGCTTGGCAATCTCTTCCTGTGTTGTTTTGAGGGCAAGGTTCGCTTTCTCCGTTTCTGCTTCCCATTTTTGGATGTTTCGGGCGTTTTCCTCCACGTCTTTCTGGGCAGTTTGATTCTCTTTCTGAGCCAACTCCAATGCCTCTTTCTTTTCTTTCAGATTCGGCATCGCCGCTTCCATTTTGGCTTTCAGCGCTCTTGCTTCTGCGATGACCGGCAGCGCCTTTTCCAGCTGTTCCTGTGCCTTGCTTACTGCTTCCTTCAGACTGGCGAGAGTTTTCTCGCTTTCGCTGATGGCAGACTCTTGACTTTTGATGTTTCCTTCCGCTTTCAGAATGTTTTCTTCCTGCTCGTGGATGCTTTGCGTCTGTCGCTCTACTTCCTGCAGCAGGTTGACGGCTGGCTGTACTTCATCGTGCAACTGAAGACGGAGAATCTGGGCTTGCATCGCTTTAATGGCATCTGCTGCTTGCTCCATATCAGTCTGGCAAATAGTGATTTGCTTGATTTGCTTATCGTTTTCCTCAAACCATTGCAGGTCTTTCGAAATGGCTTGCAACTGGCTGTCGAGTTCCTTCTCAGCCTTTTCCAAGCGGGCGATTTCCTCCTTCAGTTGGGCGAGTTCTTCATCGTTCAGCAGGTTCTGTTTAACGGCTTCCACCGATGCTGCCATCTGGTTGTAGGCATCCGTCGCCTGGTCTTTCGCCTTCTTGATTTCAGTAGCGATGTTCGTATAAGTTTCCTCGCATCCGATGAGTTTTTCCAGGAGTTCGTACCGCTCGTTTTCCTTCGCCGTCAGGAAGTTGGCAAATGAGCCTTGGGCGATGAGTACGGTGCGGAGAAACTGGTCGTAGTCGAGTCCGATGATGTTCGGCAGCTCGTTCCAGTCGGCAGTTTCCTCCGTTATCTCTTCGCCGTTTCTTGTGATTTTATAGAGCGCAGTCTTGGCGTTCTCGTAGCGCACTCTCTGGAATCTGACGTGCCATTCTGCGCGATAGATGCTGCCGTTGTTGGCAAGGAAGGTGAGTTTGCTGTAGCCTTCCTTCTTGCCCCGGGTCAGGATGTTTCGGCTGTCGGTAGGTGCCAGACGGTTACTTTCGCTGGCATCGGCAGCTCCGAAAATCTCGATGTTCTGGTTCTTGTCGCCTTTCTTCCTGGGGTAGCGAGGGGCGCGGTTGTAGAGAGCCAGACAGATAGCATCGAGTAGGGTGGACTTGCCACTTCCCGTCGGACCTACGATGCTGAAGATGGTGCTCTCGCCTAAGGCACCTTCTTCAAAGTTGATGACCTCGCCTCCCTGTTTGTCAAGCGAAGCGAGGTTGAGTATTTCGAGTTGTAGGAATTTCATAATGATGATGTCGTTAATAAATCGGATAACATTTTCTCCTGTCTTTCGTTCATCGGAGCGTTGTGTCTGATGGCGAAGGCTTCCTTCAGCGTGTCGAGCGGAGGACGGTTGATGATGTCTTCTATGCTGGTGATATGCTGGGAACCCTGGATGGTGGAGAGGTCCAGTTGCGGGATGATGCGCTGGATTTTGCAGAGCACGGCATCCTTTTCGTTGACGAGTTTCTCCAGTTCCTTGATGTCATCGCTGGTCAGTTTCTCCTGTTTCACCTTCAGCATCACGTAGTCGAAATGGTCGCTCAGTTCGCCGTCTGTTCTCTCCGAGAGTTCAGAATTGATGAGCTTCTGCCATTTCTTGAAGGTCAGCTCTTCCTCATCTTCGGGCAGGATGCGGAGGGCGTGCTGAGGCTTGTATTCCAGGAAATCTACTTTCCATTCCTTACTCTTGCCGGTTTCCTTTCCTTCCTCCTCTTCTCCGTGTTCTATGGTGATGAGGTCGATGCCGTGGGTGTAGTCTTTCTCGGCAAACGACATCGGGAGGATACTTCCCGTATATCTTGCCCAGTCGGTATTCCAGATATGTTGCCGCTTGTGGATGTGTCCGCAAGTCATATAGTCGGGATGGTCGTTCCATCCTTCCAGGTCCACTTCCTCCTGTCCGCCGATGATGATTTTCTCGCTCGCATCCTTTTTGGCGATATCCGAACCCTTGGCGTACATGTGTGCCATCATGATGCATTTCCTGCCCGGGTATTTCTGTCGAGCCTCAGCCGTCAGTTCTCTCAGAAAGTCGTTGACACCCTGCGAATAACTGGCGTTCTGCACCACATCGCTTCTTAGGAAAGGTACGGCGAGGATGATGACTTCTTCTCCTGCCTCGTTGGTTACGGGGATGATGAGGTCATCGAAGGAATATATCCAATGTCCGCCGGTTTTATCATCGTCCTCGCTTTCTCCCTGCTTCCAGATTTTCCTTACGTTTCCTCTTATTTCCACGTGGTATCGGGTGAGCAGCGGACGGGGAGCCTCCAGTCGGCTGGCGGAATCGTGGTTGCCGGCGGTAATGATAACCTGCATGTTCGGGCACAGTTGGGTAGCATCGGCAAGAAACTCGTAATAAACGGTCTGTGCCGCTGCCGATGGATTTCCGTTATCAAAGATGTCTCCTGCTATGAGGAGAGCATCGGGCTTTTGTTCAGCTATCTGTTCCAGGAGCCATTTCAGGAAATGCTTGTGTTCCGGCAGACGGTCGTTGCCGTGAAACAGGTTGCCCAGGTGCCAGTCGCTGGTTGCTAATATCTTCATACTCATAAGAATGTCTAATCTTTGTCTTTTTCTTTGTTTTTGGCTTGCAATCCTTTGGCCTTTTGCTTGCAATCCTTTGGCCTTTTGCTTACAATCCTTTGGCTTTTGGTTTGCAATCCTTTGACCTTTGGCTTGCAATCTGACTACAAAGTTAACACAATT
This Segatella copri DSM 18205 DNA region includes the following protein-coding sequences:
- a CDS encoding AAA family ATPase, giving the protein MKFLQLEILNLASLDKQGGEVINFEEGALGESTIFSIVGPTGSGKSTLLDAICLALYNRAPRYPRKKGDKNQNIEIFGAADASESNRLAPTDSRNILTRGKKEGYSKLTFLANNGSIYRAEWHVRFQRVRYENAKTALYKITRNGEEITEETADWNELPNIIGLDYDQFLRTVLIAQGSFANFLTAKENERYELLEKLIGCEETYTNIATEIKKAKDQATDAYNQMAASVEAVKQNLLNDEELAQLKEEIARLEKAEKELDSQLQAISKDLQWFEENDKQIKQITICQTDMEQAADAIKAMQAQILRLQLHDEVQPAVNLLQEVERQTQSIHEQEENILKAEGNIKSQESAISESEKTLASLKEAVSKAQEQLEKALPVIAEARALKAKMEAAMPNLKEKKEALELAQKENQTAQKDVEENARNIQKWEAETEKANLALKTTQEEIAKQKQVLHEATQAAEQAWETERNKTAGQNIEELQSHKSAAEKKLQDVQQAIKVVAHLDTATKEKQKNEERILVLGKRNAEIDAALGKLTIEALTQETLTLRNAYTLMVSEKWEIHRANLTEGKPCPLCGSTTHPYHTDNRQFEEATTELSQLLKVKENLLKLQQKEEKVLSGERKQNDGEVQTLQKQQEKLSEEIATYEEDWKALIAQYPKIPKAEAELKSLLPIYENKAKDASSKLSLFNKIQKEIERLTQLKDKAVKDEAAYESKASTIQNKAQESTSTCATKLAEQKALTSNLISQQKSKEEAYVKALQAWNSAKKEMEEWQAQYQQILNGEEPDAAEQRLTAAKDEATKAADKQNENINKLKAELANSKGSHQTMLSQNKTMKENLLAKEKELDLWIEEYNKQLEEKSIEGKDSEEEGIEERSIEPSLIDRNTIREMLHSAEDWNAIRREKDEKEKAVASTTALYQSAEKAHQQHLEHQPAQTRDALLAIQQEYQERSQRNELIAANARMQNHQEAVKQLGDKAEALNLVTQEKDDWTAITDAIGADGKTLRKIAQCYTLSFLIAHANQEIRKFNSRYELQQVKHSLGIRVIDHDRADDIRDTTSLSGGETFIVSLGLALGLSALSSRNISFENLFIDEGFGTLDPDTLATVIDSLAMLQSSQGKKVGVISHTDTMSERITTQIRIIKNGNSGSSHIEIYP
- a CDS encoding RNA-binding domain-containing protein: MALPINIESLLSGSAVESNQLEYKEGWNPDTIYRSICAFANDFEDTGGGYIIVGVKEERGHAVRPVLGVNPNLIEQIEKDMVGYNNLIRPYYQPRLFIEEVDGKTILVIKVTAGERRPYKVPDRITAKQKDFNYYIRYNSSSIVPKDEYERELINLANRTPFDDRGNDQISLRDISATLLRDFLVEVGSNLADQDLSGENLKIVLDQMDLLETTPEGFKVKNVAAMMFCEHPEKFFKMTQVEIVIFPKGRLQDPDNMIEIAPIRGCVPKMIRDTMNYLKTNIIQKTIHKPEDTERSVVTYNYPYQALEEAVVNSLYHRSYIEREPVEITIEPDKISILNFGGPNHTISMQAIKEARMLRSRRYTNRRLGEFLKELNLTEGRATGIPTIQQKLQENGSPRAIIETDEERTYFLIDIPCNLDYIGVPIGKECKKECKKECKKEQSELQMLIMGALSENAKLTIPELARMMGISARKISQELKSLQEEFQVLKREGGRKNGYWVVLNHDV
- a CDS encoding phosphoadenylyl-sulfate reductase produces the protein MPSGTESTVKSIDFVEEHLEEAYAPMSITLTLNDDIDISRGDTLVKIDKSARIFTLDTGRLFPETYQLIDKTNMTYGINLEVFFPNYEAVQQMVKEEGINLFYNSIESRHRCCQVRKLEPLKRAMQGLDVWICGLRKQQSVTRKDMQVVEWDDIHNLIKVNPLINWSEEDVEQYVKKHHVPYNKLQDKGYIRCSIF
- a CDS encoding exonuclease SbcCD subunit D, which produces MKILATSDWHLGNLFHGNDRLPEHKHFLKWLLEQIAEQKPDALLIAGDIFDNGNPSAAAQTVYYEFLADATQLCPNMQVIITAGNHDSASRLEAPRPLLTRYHVEIRGNVRKIWKQGESEDDDKTGGHWIYSFDDLIIPVTNEAGEEVIILAVPFLRSDVVQNASYSQGVNDFLRELTAEARQKYPGRKCIMMAHMYAKGSDIAKKDASEKIIIGGQEEVDLEGWNDHPDYMTCGHIHKRQHIWNTDWARYTGSILPMSFAEKDYTHGIDLITIEHGEEEEGKETGKSKEWKVDFLEYKPQHALRILPEDEEELTFKKWQKLINSELSERTDGELSDHFDYVMLKVKQEKLTSDDIKELEKLVNEKDAVLCKIQRIIPQLDLSTIQGSQHITSIEDIINRPPLDTLKEAFAIRHNAPMNERQEKMLSDLLTTSSL